The genomic segment CGTTATTTAGAAATCTGACTATTTTATTTTAGCTTGGTAGGCAGCTTTTCTCCACCTAAAATATGATAATGGATATGTAAAACTTCCTGGCCACCATTTTCTCCAATGTTAGTTATAACTCTGTATCCTTCTTCATTAATTCCAAGTATTCTTGCAACCTTTGCCACAGTCAGTTGAAGTTTTCCAAGTAACAATGCATCTTCTTCTGTTGCAGCTTCAAGATTTTTTATCTCTTTTTTAGGTATCACAAGTACATGTACCTTTGCAGCAGGATTTATATCGTGAAAAGCCAGAAACTCTTCATCTTCATAAACTATATTTGCCGGAATTTCTTTATCTATTATTTTTTTAAATATTGTTGACATTTTTTCCTCCTAATTTTCGATTATAATTTTTTCACCTATTCAAAATTTCCCTTTCGCAATTGAAAGGGATTTTTTTATTTTCTATTTTTCTATTTTTCTATTTTTCCAACTCTTCTTGCATGTCTTCCACCTTCAAATTCAGTGTTTATAAAAGTTTCTACACACGCAATTGCCAATGAATCACCTAAAACTCTCGCTCCAAGTGCTATAATATTTGCATCATTGTGAAGTCTTGAAAGCTTTGCAGTAAATTCATTATGTGCAAGGGCAGCTCTAATTCCTTTTATTTTATTTGCAGCAATTGAAATTCCTATACCTGTACCACATATTAGAATTCCAAACTGTGCTTCTCCGCTTAGGACTTTTTTACTTGCCAGTGCAGCAATATCAGGATAATCAACAGAATCAAGAGTATCTGTACCAACATTAATAACTTCATGCCCTTTTTTTCTCAGTTCCTCTTTTACCTTGTTTTTCAGGTCAACACCTGCATGATCATTTCCAATTACTATTTTCATAATTCTCACCAGGGATAGAAATCCCTGTCTCCTTCCTTTTTTTAATTACTGTCCTTTTATTTTTTCCAATATTTCCTTGCTTACCCTTTTTAATTTACCTTTTTCATCTGTAAATACGTTTATCGTTTCTGCTGTTACTTTCAGTTCCTTTTCTGAATTATAGATTTCATAGTAAAATCTGATTTTTATGCTGTTAATTTCCTTTATTTCCACAAATACTTCTATTTCTTCATCATATTTGGCAGAACTTATATATTCTATATTCAGACTCTTTACAGGTAAAATAAATCCCATATCCTCTATCTGCTTATATGGAAAGACATCCCTGAAATATTCTGTTCTCGCCATTTCCATCCACTTCAAATAGTTTGAATGGTATACAACTCCCATTTTGTCAGTATCATAATAATAAACTCTCAATTTACAGCTTTTTTTCATAAGATTTTTCCCTTCGATTATAATTCCTTAACTTCAATCTTTACTATTTTCTTTTCTTTCTTAGCAATTGAAGAAACAAGAGTTCTAAGTGATGTTATTACTCTTCCGTTTCTACCTATGATTTTTCCCATATCTTCCTGTGCTACGTTTATTACTATATCTACATATTTCCCTTTT from the Leptotrichia sp. oral taxon 215 str. W9775 genome contains:
- a CDS encoding histidine triad nucleotide-binding protein; translation: MSTIFKKIIDKEIPANIVYEDEEFLAFHDINPAAKVHVLVIPKKEIKNLEAATEEDALLLGKLQLTVAKVARILGINEEGYRVITNIGENGGQEVLHIHYHILGGEKLPTKLK
- the rpiB gene encoding ribose 5-phosphate isomerase B; the encoded protein is MKIVIGNDHAGVDLKNKVKEELRKKGHEVINVGTDTLDSVDYPDIAALASKKVLSGEAQFGILICGTGIGISIAANKIKGIRAALAHNEFTAKLSRLHNDANIIALGARVLGDSLAIACVETFINTEFEGGRHARRVGKIEK
- a CDS encoding thioesterase family protein — protein: MKKSCKLRVYYYDTDKMGVVYHSNYLKWMEMARTEYFRDVFPYKQIEDMGFILPVKSLNIEYISSAKYDEEIEVFVEIKEINSIKIRFYYEIYNSEKELKVTAETINVFTDEKGKLKRVSKEILEKIKGQ
- a CDS encoding KH domain-containing protein, with product MSKYFETVNFWLENLLDSVGNYTIESNEKGKYVDIVINVAQEDMGKIIGRNGRVITSLRTLVSSIAKKEKKIVKIEVKEL